The following DNA comes from Thermodesulfobacteriota bacterium.
AGCGAATTAAAACGAGTGTGGGCATTAAATATCAGGCACAGTGCTGGTCTGTAGGGATAGGCTACACGGATGAGCCGGATGACCGTAAATATGAATTTTCCATCAATTTGTATGGACTGGGTGAAGTGGGGAATTAATGGCAACCAAACTGCAACATTTATGGTACGTTCTTCATACAAAAAGCAGGTTTGAAAACGTAGTCAACGACGGGTTGATGAATAAATCGGTGGAGGTGTTCCTCCCCAAAATTCAGGTCAGAAGCAAGCGCCGTGACAGGAAAGCCATGATCACCGTTCCACTTTTCCCCGGATACCTTTTTGTTAGAACCGATCTAAATCCTCACCACCACCTTGAAATCGTAAAAACAACCGGCGCTGTCCGATTGGTTGGTACCAAGGATGGCCCGGTTGCCGTCCCTCAGACAGCCATAGAATCTCTAAAAATCATGGTTCAGGGAAATAATCAGGTTTCAACCGGATATCGTTTAAAAAAGGGGGATCCGGTTATGGTAATAGCCGGTCCCTTTACCGGGGTATCCGGAATATTTGTGCGGTATAGGGGACAAGAACGTGTCGTTGTAAATATAGAGGCTTTGGGACAATATGCGAGTATCGAAGTAAATGAAGAAGATGTTGAGGTGTTG
Coding sequences within:
- a CDS encoding UpxY family transcription antiterminator, which produces MATKLQHLWYVLHTKSRFENVVNDGLMNKSVEVFLPKIQVRSKRRDRKAMITVPLFPGYLFVRTDLNPHHHLEIVKTTGAVRLVGTKDGPVAVPQTAIESLKIMVQGNNQVSTGYRLKKGDPVMVIAGPFTGVSGIFVRYRGQERVVVNIEALGQYASIEVNEEDVEVLPEIFA